One genomic region from Saprospiraceae bacterium encodes:
- a CDS encoding T9SS type A sorting domain-containing protein: MAILQLQMVVAKIMNRFVRLVSFLVFLFSGILLPGQDWNLSTVCKPDFNHTTGSAVTIAPLNNDLSLKSLPLSLKAISYVSHGKAILNGGNILFTPTPGFSGLGHIVYTACDPSGNCGIGDVSILIIDPGRTVYADTITRGILRNQPFLFYLPDPDFKLFAAPKFGQITKINEYEYQYVPTGAVGSQELLTFDKGNQKSVFLLSLIDRPLQNKILVDDVVFLNKNTSRLFSVTLNDLSTGGVPTVTSYTQPPSGNLSLNADNTFTYTSTLDFEGIAPFTYTACNSLGCETADAYLYVSDFLPREDINPLFRVAEGRSLVIPYDIPVQDYEFKILNHPSYGTLDFYKGSANINLQCESYSSYNPLVYTPFPGFIGTDQFIVNFCLTTGTKQCAPIKIKVETYAEVGCIPSKEYVWPGDANADGLVDLKDVNTISEFLGTAGPSRPSNSTNWANQASLDWNRQLILNAKHADANGDGLVSAEDIQIVLDNINQTHKLIPQGVYQLISTNSSVTPVAEIIAPGDDAVLQLAFGNARDLMYDIDGISFDLAFNDQMIDPEDIEISIIDNSWFGYDNAVLDGRIDGDDKINISFSSAQRKPRSGYGKTVRVQAKGGPIVSHAEGFKIPKELPLEFTISNIKINQSNGTVRLLPDNKATVVIDFSKKPVAHVGIRQYPNPASQWITLEAMEAGDHIEKLTLMDITGRIVLDKNLYPSKQVKQSLLQFNPGIYLMQVKTNHGVTTEKLEIHR; this comes from the coding sequence ATGGCTATCTTGCAACTTCAAATGGTAGTCGCTAAGATAATGAACCGTTTCGTCAGACTTGTTAGTTTTTTAGTTTTTCTCTTTTCCGGGATCTTACTTCCAGGTCAGGATTGGAATCTGTCTACTGTTTGTAAACCGGATTTTAATCATACCACCGGGTCTGCAGTTACAATCGCTCCATTAAATAATGACCTGAGTCTTAAATCGTTGCCACTATCATTAAAAGCCATCTCCTATGTCAGTCATGGTAAAGCTATTTTAAATGGTGGAAATATTTTGTTTACGCCTACTCCGGGCTTTAGTGGATTAGGACACATTGTCTACACTGCTTGTGACCCCTCTGGCAACTGTGGCATTGGTGATGTAAGCATTCTGATTATTGACCCAGGTCGTACGGTATATGCAGATACCATAACCCGGGGAATCCTTCGGAATCAGCCTTTCTTGTTTTATTTACCTGATCCTGATTTTAAACTTTTTGCGGCACCTAAGTTTGGTCAAATCACCAAGATCAATGAATATGAATACCAGTATGTTCCTACTGGTGCTGTTGGATCACAAGAGTTATTGACTTTTGATAAGGGCAATCAAAAATCTGTTTTTCTTTTGTCTTTAATTGACAGACCGCTGCAGAACAAAATTTTGGTGGATGATGTTGTATTTCTGAATAAAAACACATCCAGGCTATTCTCAGTTACGCTCAATGATCTATCCACCGGTGGTGTTCCTACTGTTACTTCATACACTCAGCCACCTTCAGGCAATCTCAGTCTTAATGCGGATAATACTTTTACTTATACCTCTACGTTAGATTTTGAAGGCATTGCTCCATTCACGTATACCGCTTGTAATTCGTTAGGTTGTGAAACCGCCGATGCTTATCTCTACGTGAGTGATTTTTTGCCCAGAGAAGACATCAATCCTTTGTTTAGGGTGGCTGAAGGAAGATCGCTGGTCATCCCGTATGATATTCCGGTGCAGGATTACGAGTTTAAGATTCTCAACCATCCTAGCTATGGCACCCTGGATTTTTATAAGGGAAGCGCCAATATCAATTTGCAATGTGAGTCCTATAGCAGTTACAATCCTTTGGTTTATACTCCTTTTCCTGGTTTTATTGGGACAGACCAGTTTATTGTCAATTTTTGCCTTACCACCGGTACCAAACAATGCGCGCCTATAAAAATAAAAGTCGAGACCTATGCAGAGGTCGGCTGTATCCCTTCCAAAGAGTATGTATGGCCGGGAGATGCCAACGCAGATGGTTTGGTTGACCTTAAGGATGTCAATACGATCAGCGAATTTTTAGGCACTGCAGGCCCATCTCGCCCGTCAAATTCTACCAATTGGGCCAACCAGGCTTCTTTGGATTGGAACCGCCAGTTGATATTAAATGCCAAGCACGCCGATGCCAATGGTGATGGATTGGTGAGTGCCGAGGACATACAAATCGTATTGGATAATATCAATCAAACTCATAAGCTTATCCCACAGGGCGTCTACCAATTAATTTCCACTAATTCCTCTGTTACACCCGTAGCTGAGATCATAGCTCCAGGTGATGATGCGGTGCTGCAACTTGCTTTTGGCAATGCTCGGGATCTGATGTATGATATAGATGGTATTAGTTTCGATTTGGCTTTTAATGACCAGATGATTGACCCGGAGGACATTGAGATCAGTATTATCGACAATTCCTGGTTTGGATATGACAATGCTGTGCTTGATGGCAGAATTGACGGGGATGATAAGATCAATATTAGTTTTTCAAGTGCTCAGCGTAAACCAAGATCAGGATATGGCAAAACAGTCAGGGTTCAAGCCAAAGGAGGTCCGATAGTATCACATGCTGAAGGTTTCAAAATACCTAAAGAGTTGCCTTTGGAGTTTACCATCTCCAATATAAAGATCAATCAATCTAATGGCACTGTCAGATTGCTTCCCGATAATAAAGCTACTGTAGTTATAGATTTTTCCAAAAAGCCTGTGGCACATGTAGGTATTCGACAATATCCTAATCCGGCATCTCAATGGATTACGTTGGAGGCTATGGAGGCTGGAGATCATATTGAAAAATTAACATTGATGGATATTACCGGCAGGATAGTATTAGACAAAAATCTTTATCCATCGAAGCAAGTGAAACAATCACTGCTTCAATTCAATCCTGGCATTTACTTGATGCAAGTGAAAACCAACCACGGGGTGACAACTGAAAAACTCGAGATTCACCGTTAA
- a CDS encoding proline dehydrogenase family protein has product MESKMSNTTNLDFSNTEIAFGHKSDQELKDTYRIFKMMNSPNLVKLGSAMTLLMSKLKLPLLDPIIKATVFKQFCGGTNLLDCQSTIDKLYKNKTMSILDFGVEAKDTEKDFDYTLAEILKAIQFGAANASVPVISLKISSIARNGLLEKWQGHKPLEPFEEDELAKVKKRLHRIMHMASDMGIGVFVDAEETWVQEAMDALAEELMETYNKKKVVAYNTFQMYRKDRLDYLKYSFERSQNKNYYLGAKIVRGAYMVKERQRAEDQGIASPIQDNKEATDLAFDQAIGFCVKHYNRISSCNASHNAASCLLQARLISELSIPRNHSHLNFCQLMGMSDNITFNLAQQGYNVAKYVVYGSIAEVIPFLIRRAHENTSITGDVGRELGLITEEMARRRLIK; this is encoded by the coding sequence ATGGAATCGAAAATGAGCAATACTACCAATTTGGATTTTTCCAATACAGAAATAGCCTTTGGCCATAAATCTGATCAGGAATTGAAGGACACTTATCGCATTTTTAAAATGATGAACAGTCCTAACCTGGTCAAGCTGGGTTCTGCCATGACCTTATTGATGTCCAAACTCAAACTTCCCTTGCTTGATCCGATCATTAAGGCTACTGTTTTCAAACAATTTTGCGGTGGCACCAACCTCCTGGATTGCCAATCTACCATAGATAAATTGTACAAAAACAAGACGATGAGCATCCTGGATTTTGGAGTGGAAGCCAAGGATACTGAAAAAGATTTTGACTACACCCTGGCTGAAATTCTCAAAGCTATTCAATTTGGAGCAGCCAATGCATCCGTGCCGGTGATCAGTTTAAAAATTTCCTCCATTGCCCGAAATGGTCTTTTGGAAAAATGGCAGGGACATAAGCCGCTGGAACCGTTTGAAGAAGATGAACTCGCTAAGGTGAAAAAGAGGCTGCATCGGATCATGCATATGGCCTCCGATATGGGTATTGGTGTGTTCGTAGATGCGGAGGAGACCTGGGTACAGGAAGCCATGGATGCTTTAGCAGAAGAGTTGATGGAGACTTACAATAAAAAGAAAGTCGTCGCTTATAATACTTTTCAAATGTATAGGAAAGATCGACTGGACTATTTAAAGTATAGCTTTGAGCGATCTCAAAATAAAAATTATTACCTCGGAGCCAAAATCGTAAGAGGAGCGTATATGGTCAAAGAACGCCAAAGGGCAGAAGACCAGGGCATAGCCTCGCCAATTCAAGACAACAAAGAAGCTACAGATTTGGCTTTTGATCAGGCTATCGGGTTTTGTGTAAAGCATTATAACCGGATATCATCTTGCAATGCCTCGCACAATGCGGCAAGTTGTCTATTGCAAGCTCGATTAATCTCAGAGCTATCCATCCCCAGGAATCATTCTCACCTCAATTTTTGCCAATTGATGGGCATGAGTGACAATATTACTTTTAACCTGGCTCAACAAGGTTATAATGTAGCAAAATACGTGGTATATGGGTCCATAGCAGAAGTGATCCCTTTCCTCATCCGAAGGGCGCATGAAAACACTTCCATCACAGGGGATGTGGGCCGAGAGCTAGGGCTCATTACGGAGGAGATGGCTAGAAGGAGACTGATTAAGTAA
- a CDS encoding shikimate dehydrogenase, protein MRKFGLIGYPLGHSFSKKYFTQKFDNEGIKDSVYELYPIKEITDFPALIADIGPELIGMNVTIPYKQSIIPYLDDLAEDAAEIQAVNTIYFDPAGRRYGFNTDIPGFEESLKQFISEDVRTALVLGNGGAAKAVQYVLKKLQFEFFTVSRRPSSNTITYDQIDRERMNRTRLIINTTPLGMSPYENVTPDLCLDWLDSHQYLYDLVYNPSKTLFLAAGEKKGCKIQNGLDMLYRQAEASWNIWNRK, encoded by the coding sequence ATGCGCAAATTTGGTTTAATAGGATATCCGCTAGGACATTCATTTTCAAAAAAATATTTTACACAAAAATTTGATAATGAAGGTATTAAAGATTCCGTCTACGAGCTTTATCCAATAAAAGAGATTACAGATTTCCCGGCTTTGATCGCTGATATTGGCCCCGAGCTCATTGGAATGAATGTGACCATTCCTTACAAACAAAGCATTATACCTTATTTGGATGACTTAGCCGAGGATGCGGCAGAGATTCAGGCTGTCAATACAATTTATTTTGACCCAGCTGGTAGGAGATATGGGTTTAATACTGATATTCCTGGATTTGAGGAAAGTTTGAAGCAGTTTATTTCAGAAGATGTACGTACTGCTTTGGTATTAGGCAATGGCGGTGCAGCCAAAGCAGTCCAATATGTTTTAAAGAAGCTGCAATTTGAATTTTTCACTGTTTCTCGCAGACCTTCTTCAAATACAATCACATATGATCAAATCGATCGCGAACGAATGAATCGTACTCGCTTGATCATCAACACCACACCGTTGGGTATGTCTCCTTATGAAAATGTCACACCTGATCTTTGTCTCGATTGGTTGGATAGTCACCAATATTTATATGACCTGGTCTATAATCCTTCTAAAACGTTATTTTTAGCAGCTGGAGAAAAAAAAGGGTGTAAAATCCAAAATGGTTTGGATATGTTATACCGACAAGCTGAAGCTTCATGGAATATATGGAATCGAAAATGA
- the miaB gene encoding tRNA (N6-isopentenyl adenosine(37)-C2)-methylthiotransferase MiaB, giving the protein MFEESIIEKVISAERQGEVFGVQADSSENPFNRRFYIESYGCQMNFSDSEIVASILKEQGYNATQILEEADLILLNTCSIREKAEETIRKRLRTFDKIKDERPGTLIGVLGCMAERMKKQLLDEEKLVDLVVGPDAYRSLPTLIAGAHDGHKGINVFLSREETYADISPVRLDSNGVCAFISIMRGCDNMCSFCVVPYTRGRERSRDMYSIVAEATSLYQKGFKEITLLGQNVDSYKWLDPNQGKTINFAQLLEQVALIHPDLRIRFSTSHPKDITDEVLHTMAAHENICKYIHLPVQSGSSRVLDLMNRTYDRDWYIERVQSIYSILPECSISADIITGFCTETNEDHLDTLSIMKMARYSMSYMFAYSERPGTPAAKKYADDIPLEIKKSRLAEVIATQNQLSLDGNRADIGHTFKVLIEGDSKKSTSEFKGRNSQNKVIVFPKKTGHSIGDYVMVKVRDANSATLLGDII; this is encoded by the coding sequence ATGTTTGAAGAATCCATCATAGAAAAAGTCATATCAGCAGAAAGACAAGGCGAAGTATTTGGCGTTCAAGCTGATAGCAGTGAAAATCCCTTTAACCGCCGATTTTATATTGAAAGTTATGGGTGCCAGATGAATTTTTCTGATAGCGAGATCGTCGCTTCTATCCTGAAGGAACAAGGCTATAATGCTACTCAGATTCTGGAAGAAGCTGATCTCATACTCCTCAACACCTGTAGCATCCGTGAAAAAGCCGAAGAGACTATCCGCAAGCGCCTGAGGACATTTGACAAAATAAAAGATGAAAGACCAGGTACCTTAATCGGAGTCTTAGGCTGTATGGCGGAACGAATGAAAAAACAGCTGCTGGACGAAGAAAAATTAGTAGACCTGGTGGTAGGACCTGATGCTTACAGATCATTGCCAACGCTCATTGCAGGTGCCCATGATGGTCATAAAGGAATCAATGTGTTTTTATCGAGGGAAGAGACTTATGCTGACATCAGCCCTGTCAGACTGGATAGTAACGGAGTATGTGCTTTCATCAGCATAATGCGAGGATGTGATAATATGTGTTCCTTTTGTGTAGTCCCTTATACGCGTGGGCGAGAGCGTAGCCGGGATATGTATAGTATCGTTGCTGAGGCGACCAGCTTATATCAAAAGGGCTTTAAAGAAATAACCTTGTTGGGTCAAAATGTGGACTCCTACAAATGGTTGGACCCAAACCAGGGCAAGACCATCAATTTTGCACAATTACTGGAGCAAGTAGCGCTGATTCACCCGGATTTAAGAATCAGATTTTCCACTTCTCACCCAAAGGACATCACTGACGAAGTGTTGCATACCATGGCAGCGCATGAAAACATCTGCAAGTATATACACCTTCCGGTTCAATCAGGCAGCAGTCGTGTATTGGACCTTATGAATCGTACTTATGATCGAGACTGGTATATTGAGCGAGTACAATCGATTTATTCCATTCTGCCAGAGTGTTCTATATCTGCCGACATCATCACAGGATTTTGTACCGAAACGAATGAAGATCACCTGGATACCTTATCTATTATGAAAATGGCCCGATACAGCATGTCTTATATGTTTGCTTACTCTGAGCGACCAGGCACGCCTGCTGCAAAAAAATATGCGGATGATATTCCGCTGGAAATTAAAAAGAGCAGATTAGCCGAAGTCATCGCTACTCAGAATCAACTTTCGCTGGACGGCAATCGTGCTGACATAGGTCATACATTCAAGGTATTGATTGAAGGTGATTCTAAAAAATCAACATCCGAATTTAAAGGCCGTAACTCTCAAAATAAAGTCATTGTATTTCCAAAGAAGACAGGACACAGCATAGGTGATTATGTTATGGTTAAGGTAAGGGATGCAAACAGTGCGACCTTATTGGGTGATATTATTTAA
- a CDS encoding sigma-54-dependent Fis family transcriptional regulator — MAQFSIQAIKQRFGIIGNSKDLERALETAVRVADTDLTVLITGESGTGKEIFSQIIHSLSKRKHNKFIAVNCGAIPPGTINSELFGHEKGSFTGATGERKGYFETADGGTIFLDEIAEMPLDTQSYLLRILESGEFIRVGSSKTQRTNVRVIAATNVNLLDRIESNRFREDLYYRLNIVPIHVPALKQRRDDIYLLFRKFAVDFADKYSTTPVELDEDAKDLLYMYHWPGNVRELKNFAEQLSVLSESRLIDKDRLILLMPNLNPHQLSLVPGKLSESKLDERELLYKVLFDMKKDVNELKNLFFELIRRNKLEMPEVSGSLQETTWPEDNSPWSDNKYAPIAGRTPYQSEPGSKEIHKPILLDKKESAELQAKTIIVEEPLSLEQMEKDLIGRALTKHKGRRKEASGELGISERTLYRKIKQYDLE, encoded by the coding sequence GTGGCTCAATTTTCTATTCAAGCGATCAAACAACGATTTGGCATCATAGGCAATTCGAAAGATCTGGAGCGCGCATTAGAGACCGCCGTGCGGGTGGCAGACACGGATCTTACGGTGCTGATCACAGGCGAGTCGGGCACCGGAAAAGAGATATTTTCTCAGATTATCCATTCGCTGAGTAAAAGAAAACACAACAAATTTATAGCAGTCAACTGCGGTGCTATACCCCCCGGGACAATCAATTCTGAATTATTCGGTCATGAGAAAGGCTCCTTTACAGGCGCAACCGGTGAGCGAAAGGGTTATTTTGAAACTGCTGATGGAGGGACCATTTTCCTCGATGAGATCGCTGAAATGCCGTTGGATACTCAGTCCTATTTACTCAGAATCCTGGAAAGTGGCGAATTTATAAGAGTCGGATCTTCCAAAACCCAACGAACCAATGTAAGAGTGATCGCCGCTACCAATGTCAATCTGCTGGATCGCATAGAGTCCAATAGATTTAGAGAAGATCTTTATTATCGACTTAATATAGTACCGATCCATGTACCAGCTCTTAAACAAAGAAGAGATGATATTTATCTTTTATTTAGAAAATTTGCAGTAGACTTTGCGGATAAATATTCTACAACTCCGGTAGAATTGGATGAAGATGCCAAAGATCTACTATACATGTATCACTGGCCCGGCAATGTACGTGAGCTTAAGAATTTTGCTGAACAATTATCAGTCTTATCCGAATCGAGGTTGATAGATAAAGACAGACTGATCCTTTTAATGCCAAATCTCAACCCACACCAGCTGTCTTTAGTGCCAGGAAAATTAAGTGAATCAAAACTCGATGAGCGGGAACTTTTGTATAAAGTCCTTTTCGATATGAAAAAAGATGTAAATGAATTGAAAAATTTATTTTTCGAGCTCATTCGTCGCAATAAATTAGAAATGCCGGAGGTCAGTGGCAGCCTACAGGAAACAACCTGGCCAGAAGACAACAGCCCATGGTCAGACAATAAATATGCTCCCATTGCCGGCAGAACGCCATACCAGAGTGAACCTGGCTCCAAAGAGATACATAAACCTATACTTTTGGACAAAAAAGAAAGCGCTGAATTGCAAGCAAAGACCATCATTGTCGAAGAACCTTTGTCTTTGGAACAAATGGAGAAGGACCTGATCGGACGGGCGCTGACCAAACACAAAGGTCGACGAAAGGAAGCCTCTGGTGAATTGGGCATCAGCGAACGCACTTTGTATAGAAAAATTAAACAATACGATCTTGAATAA
- the secG gene encoding preprotein translocase subunit SecG, which yields MITLLIILIGIVSALLILAVLIQNPKGGGIDSTFGGQGANQVFGVARSTDFIEKLTWGLIAALFLLCIITAMFVGGGAEAASPLNQ from the coding sequence ATGATCACGTTATTAATTATCTTAATCGGAATAGTAAGTGCATTACTTATATTAGCTGTATTGATTCAAAACCCTAAAGGCGGAGGCATCGACTCTACTTTCGGAGGTCAAGGCGCAAATCAGGTATTTGGTGTGGCCCGCTCTACAGACTTTATAGAGAAACTGACCTGGGGCTTGATCGCAGCATTGTTTTTATTGTGTATCATCACTGCCATGTTCGTTGGTGGAGGCGCTGAAGCTGCCTCTCCTTTGAATCAATAA
- a CDS encoding co-chaperone GroES: MMKPINDRVIVKPAPAEEKTKGGIIIPDTAKEKPQRGEVIAVGPGKDGNLMTVTAGDIVLYGKYSGQELNHEGQDYLIMREDDILVVL, translated from the coding sequence ATCATGAAGCCTATCAACGACAGAGTAATCGTAAAACCGGCACCAGCCGAAGAAAAGACAAAAGGTGGAATCATAATTCCAGATACTGCCAAGGAAAAACCTCAAAGAGGTGAAGTAATAGCAGTAGGCCCAGGCAAAGATGGTAATCTGATGACCGTCACAGCAGGGGATATAGTATTGTACGGAAAATATTCCGGTCAAGAATTGAACCATGAGGGTCAGGACTATCTTATTATGAGGGAAGATGATATCCTTGTGGTATTGTAA
- the groL gene encoding chaperonin GroEL (60 kDa chaperone family; promotes refolding of misfolded polypeptides especially under stressful conditions; forms two stacked rings of heptamers to form a barrel-shaped 14mer; ends can be capped by GroES; misfolded proteins enter the barrel where they are refolded when GroES binds): protein MAKQISFNAEARERLKAGIDALANAVKVTLGPKGRNVVIQKSFGAPTITKDGVTVAKEIELEDAVMNMGAQMLKEVASKTADLAGDGTTTATVLAQGMVTAGMKYVAAGANPMDLKRGIEKAVKQVIEELKNQSETIGDDFSKIQQVASISSNNDEEIGKLIADAMKRVSKDGVITVEEAKGTDTYMEEVLGMQFDRGYLSPYFVTNAEDMTAEYDNPYILIHDKKISNMQEIVPLLEKVISTGRSLLLIAEDMESQALGVLVVNRLRANLKVVAVKAPGFGDRRKAMLEDIAILTGGTVISEEKGYKIENIELDLLGQAEKITVDKDNTTIVNGGGDSKMIEARINQIKQQIETTTSDYDKEKLQERLAKLSGGVAVLYIGAATEVEMKEKKDRVDDALHATRAAIEEGIVAGGGVALVRSIPALDKMKGLNEDETIGIQIVKKSLEAPLRVIAENAGMEGSVIFHKVLTSKGSNGYNARTDVYEDLKKAGVIDPTKVTRIALENAASIAGMILTTECVVNDKPKDKEASHGHQHGGGGMDGMM, encoded by the coding sequence ATGGCTAAACAAATAAGTTTTAATGCCGAGGCACGTGAAAGACTAAAGGCAGGCATAGATGCTTTGGCAAATGCTGTGAAGGTCACCCTGGGCCCTAAAGGTCGCAATGTGGTCATACAAAAAAGTTTTGGTGCCCCTACAATCACTAAAGATGGTGTAACTGTAGCAAAAGAAATAGAACTCGAAGATGCGGTGATGAATATGGGTGCTCAAATGCTCAAAGAAGTTGCTTCTAAAACCGCTGATTTGGCTGGTGATGGCACGACTACCGCCACCGTATTGGCTCAAGGTATGGTGACCGCTGGAATGAAATATGTTGCAGCAGGAGCAAATCCTATGGACCTCAAGAGAGGTATTGAAAAAGCCGTAAAGCAAGTGATTGAAGAATTAAAGAATCAATCTGAAACTATTGGAGATGATTTTAGCAAAATCCAACAAGTAGCCTCTATCTCTTCTAATAATGATGAGGAAATAGGCAAGTTGATCGCTGATGCTATGAAAAGAGTGTCAAAAGATGGGGTCATCACTGTAGAAGAAGCCAAAGGAACCGATACCTATATGGAAGAGGTACTGGGTATGCAATTTGACAGAGGTTATCTTTCTCCATACTTCGTGACTAATGCCGAAGATATGACTGCAGAATATGATAATCCTTATATCCTGATTCATGACAAAAAGATCTCCAATATGCAAGAGATCGTGCCATTATTGGAGAAAGTTATATCCACCGGAAGGTCTTTGCTCTTGATAGCAGAAGATATGGAAAGTCAAGCACTGGGTGTTTTGGTTGTCAATAGGTTGAGAGCAAACCTTAAAGTAGTTGCTGTTAAAGCTCCTGGTTTTGGTGATAGAAGAAAAGCTATGCTTGAAGATATCGCTATCCTAACTGGAGGCACAGTGATTTCAGAAGAAAAAGGTTATAAAATTGAAAACATTGAACTTGACTTATTGGGTCAGGCAGAGAAGATCACTGTAGACAAAGACAATACTACTATCGTCAATGGTGGCGGTGATAGTAAAATGATCGAAGCAAGGATCAACCAGATCAAACAACAAATCGAGACTACTACCTCAGATTACGATAAAGAAAAACTACAAGAAAGACTCGCCAAATTGTCTGGTGGAGTAGCTGTATTGTACATAGGTGCTGCTACAGAGGTAGAAATGAAAGAGAAAAAAGATCGTGTAGATGATGCATTGCATGCGACTCGTGCTGCAATCGAAGAAGGTATCGTAGCTGGTGGTGGTGTAGCTTTAGTCAGATCTATCCCTGCCCTGGACAAAATGAAAGGTCTAAATGAAGACGAGACTATCGGTATTCAAATCGTCAAAAAATCACTCGAAGCCCCTCTACGGGTCATCGCTGAAAACGCTGGCATGGAAGGCAGTGTAATATTCCATAAAGTATTGACAAGTAAGGGCTCTAATGGCTATAATGCTCGTACGGATGTATATGAAGATTTGAAAAAAGCAGGTGTCATAGACCCTACTAAGGTTACCCGCATCGCTTTGGAAAATGCAGCTTCTATAGCAGGTATGATCCTGACTACCGAATGTGTAGTCAATGACAAGCCAAAAGATAAAGAAGCTTCTCATGGTCATCAACATGGTGGCGGTGGAATGGACGGCATGATGTAA
- a CDS encoding transglycosylase domain-containing protein, with protein sequence MKKILFYILGSFIALLIVGILTMPNPRYGYSTTLFSSDGQLLGARLAPDEQWRFIPSDSLPQKYISAITVYEDQYFFYHPGINPISLWRALRQNWRAGKIVSGGSTLTMQAIRLRHGVDKTRSIFNKSLEMLWALGMELIYSKKNILKDYAAAAPFGTNVVGLEAACWRYFDKAPSHLTWAEAAFLAVLPNSPALIHPGRNRDILHIKRDALLNKMKAVGAIDSATLFLSKLEPIPEKPAPLPNIAPHALDFIQKNHPGQNFNSSIDIQLQLQINDIAQWSYDKLSANEIHNLAIIVADTRTGAVLSYCGNAPNTIHQMYVDNAQAPRSTGSILKPFLYAGALDKSVILPGTILPDIPMVIDGFQPKNFNLGYTGFKEANQALIQSLNIPFVYLLQQYGLEQFHFDLNKLGLHHISKPPGHYGLSLILGGGESSLFDLVGAYAYLGRVLINFESAGNGYKLTDLHPLYFEKSKMTTLPKEGDLSKTPQCTVRRVFIQPWRRYSNYRDLMN encoded by the coding sequence TTGAAAAAAATATTATTCTATATATTAGGATCCTTCATTGCTTTATTAATAGTCGGAATACTGACTATGCCTAACCCCAGATATGGGTATAGCACTACCCTGTTTTCATCCGATGGCCAGCTCCTGGGGGCACGGCTTGCTCCAGACGAACAATGGAGATTTATTCCCAGTGATAGCCTACCTCAAAAATACATTTCGGCCATCACGGTGTATGAAGACCAATACTTTTTTTATCATCCTGGCATCAATCCAATAAGCTTATGGCGAGCCCTGCGTCAAAATTGGAGAGCAGGTAAAATAGTAAGTGGAGGCAGTACCCTGACCATGCAGGCCATAAGATTGAGACATGGTGTAGACAAAACCAGATCGATATTCAACAAATCACTCGAAATGCTCTGGGCGCTGGGTATGGAGCTGATCTATTCCAAAAAAAACATCTTAAAAGACTATGCCGCAGCAGCCCCGTTTGGCACCAATGTGGTAGGATTAGAAGCAGCCTGTTGGCGGTATTTTGACAAAGCACCTTCCCATTTGACCTGGGCCGAAGCCGCTTTTCTTGCAGTATTGCCAAACAGTCCTGCTTTGATTCACCCAGGCAGAAATCGCGATATACTTCATATCAAACGAGACGCACTATTAAATAAAATGAAGGCAGTGGGGGCCATAGATTCTGCCACATTATTTCTTTCCAAATTAGAACCTATACCAGAAAAGCCAGCTCCTTTACCGAATATTGCACCTCATGCCTTAGACTTTATACAAAAAAATCATCCAGGCCAGAACTTCAATTCCAGTATAGATATTCAACTCCAGTTACAAATAAATGATATCGCACAATGGTCCTATGATAAATTATCCGCTAACGAAATACATAACCTTGCGATTATCGTAGCCGATACCAGGACCGGTGCTGTATTGAGTTATTGTGGCAACGCTCCAAATACCATTCACCAAATGTATGTCGACAATGCTCAAGCTCCCAGAAGTACCGGAAGCATACTAAAACCATTTCTGTACGCGGGAGCATTAGACAAAAGTGTGATTTTGCCCGGGACAATCTTGCCGGATATCCCTATGGTTATCGATGGGTTTCAACCTAAAAACTTTAATCTGGGCTACACAGGTTTCAAGGAAGCTAACCAGGCTCTGATTCAATCTCTTAATATACCCTTTGTCTATTTGTTGCAACAATATGGTCTGGAACAATTTCATTTTGACTTGAATAAACTCGGCCTTCACCATATTAGTAAACCGCCAGGGCATTATGGTCTATCCTTGATCCTGGGTGGAGGAGAATCATCACTTTTTGATTTGGTGGGAGCATATGCATACCTAGGAAGAGTCTTAATCAATTTTGAATCAGCTGGTAATGGATACAAATTGACAGACCTTCATCCATTGTATTTTGAAAAAAGCAAAATGACTACTTTACCGAAAGAAGGTGACCTCTCAAAGACCCCCCAATGTACAGTGCGGCGAGTATTTATACAACCCTGGAGACGCTACAGCAATTACAGAGACCTGATGAACTAG